From a single Bacillus gobiensis genomic region:
- a CDS encoding ArsR/SmtB family transcription factor, producing MVNDNKDHLNEIFHALADSTRREMVHMMSQKERTVSELAEPFDMSLAAISKHLKVLERANLVERKVNGRTHLCRLNTESLSQATEWLRFYERFWSNRFDILENELLKAKKKEH from the coding sequence ATGGTTAACGATAATAAAGATCATTTAAATGAAATATTTCATGCTCTAGCTGATTCAACGAGAAGAGAAATGGTCCATATGATGTCTCAAAAAGAAAGGACAGTATCTGAATTAGCAGAGCCTTTTGATATGTCTCTGGCTGCCATTTCGAAGCATTTAAAGGTTCTGGAGCGAGCAAACTTAGTCGAAAGGAAGGTTAATGGAAGAACACACTTATGCCGCTTAAACACCGAATCATTATCTCAAGCTACAGAATGGCTGCGTTTTTATGAGAGATTTTGGAGTAATCGTTTTGATATTCTTGAAAATGAGCTATTGAAAGCAAAAAAGAAAGAACATTAA
- the thrS gene encoding threonine--tRNA ligase, with protein MSDMVKITFPDGAEGEFKKTTTTEDIAASISPGLRKKALAGKLNGSLIDLKTPIEEDGAIEIVTDKSDEALEIMRHSTAHLMAQAIKRLYGNVRLGVGPVIESGFYYDIDLEESITPEDLPAIEKEMKKIINENLPIVRVEVSRDEAKRRFAEIEDPLKLELLDAIPEGEKVTIYEQGEFFDLCRGVHVPSTGKIKEFKLLSLAGAYWRGDSNNQMLQRIYGTAFFKKEELKEHLRLLEEAKERDHRKLGKELKLFANSQKVGQGLPLWLPKGATIRRTIERYIVDKEVTLGYEHVYTPVLASVDLYKTSGHWDHYQDDMFPIMEMDNEDLVLRPMNCPHHMMVYKNDIHSYRELPIRIAELGTMHRYEMSGALSGLQRVRGMTLNDAHIFVRPDQIKDEFIRTVHLIEEVYKDFGFENYSFRLSYRDPEDKEKYFDDDEMWNKAQAMLKDAMDELGHDYFEADGEAAFYGPKLDVQVKTALGKEETLSTVQLDFLLPERFDLTYIGEDGKQHRPVVIHRGVVSTMERFVAFLIEEYKGALPTWLAPVQAEIIPVSPSVHLDYAKQVEARLQREGMRVEVDFRDEKIGYKIREAQMQKIPYMLVVGDQESKDGAVNIRKYGEQKSETVSLEEFVAKISGELKK; from the coding sequence ATGTCAGATATGGTAAAAATCACATTTCCCGATGGCGCAGAGGGGGAGTTTAAAAAAACCACAACAACAGAGGATATCGCGGCATCAATCAGTCCGGGACTCCGGAAAAAAGCTCTGGCCGGGAAATTAAATGGATCGCTCATTGATTTAAAAACGCCAATTGAAGAAGACGGCGCCATTGAGATCGTTACCGATAAATCGGATGAAGCATTGGAAATTATGAGGCACAGCACCGCTCACTTAATGGCTCAGGCGATTAAACGCTTATATGGGAACGTGAGATTAGGAGTAGGGCCTGTCATTGAAAGTGGCTTTTACTACGATATTGATTTGGAGGAGTCTATCACGCCTGAGGATCTTCCAGCAATCGAAAAAGAAATGAAGAAAATTATTAACGAAAATCTTCCGATTGTACGTGTGGAGGTTTCCCGCGATGAAGCGAAGCGGAGGTTTGCAGAAATCGAAGATCCGTTAAAGCTTGAGCTATTGGATGCCATTCCTGAAGGCGAAAAAGTAACCATCTATGAGCAAGGAGAATTTTTTGACCTTTGCCGCGGCGTTCACGTACCATCAACCGGAAAAATCAAAGAATTTAAACTGCTGAGTCTGGCCGGAGCTTACTGGCGCGGAGACAGCAACAACCAAATGCTGCAAAGAATCTACGGTACAGCCTTCTTCAAGAAGGAAGAATTAAAAGAGCATTTGCGCCTGCTTGAAGAAGCCAAGGAGCGCGACCATAGAAAGCTCGGTAAGGAGCTAAAGCTGTTTGCCAATTCGCAAAAGGTTGGCCAGGGGCTTCCACTTTGGCTGCCGAAGGGCGCAACCATCAGGCGCACGATCGAAAGGTACATCGTAGACAAAGAGGTCACCCTTGGCTATGAGCATGTCTATACTCCGGTTTTGGCCAGCGTAGATCTATACAAAACCTCAGGCCACTGGGACCATTATCAGGATGATATGTTCCCGATCATGGAAATGGACAACGAGGATCTGGTTCTTCGCCCAATGAACTGCCCGCATCATATGATGGTCTATAAAAACGACATACACAGCTATCGTGAGCTGCCGATCCGGATTGCCGAGCTTGGCACGATGCACCGTTATGAAATGTCCGGCGCATTGTCAGGCCTTCAGCGGGTTCGCGGCATGACGCTGAATGATGCCCATATCTTTGTACGTCCTGATCAAATTAAAGATGAGTTTATCCGTACTGTGCATTTGATTGAAGAGGTCTATAAGGACTTTGGATTTGAGAATTATTCCTTCCGTTTGTCTTATCGCGATCCAGAAGACAAAGAAAAGTATTTTGATGATGATGAGATGTGGAATAAAGCCCAGGCGATGTTAAAGGATGCAATGGATGAACTCGGCCATGATTATTTTGAAGCAGACGGAGAAGCTGCGTTCTACGGCCCGAAACTCGACGTTCAGGTTAAAACTGCTCTCGGCAAGGAAGAAACCCTTTCTACCGTGCAGTTGGACTTCCTTTTGCCGGAACGCTTTGATTTAACCTATATCGGTGAAGACGGAAAGCAGCACCGCCCAGTCGTCATTCACAGAGGCGTCGTGTCGACAATGGAACGCTTCGTTGCCTTCTTAATTGAAGAATACAAAGGAGCTCTTCCTACGTGGCTTGCACCGGTACAAGCCGAGATTATTCCTGTATCTCCTAGCGTACACCTTGACTACGCAAAGCAGGTGGAAGCTCGTCTGCAGCGCGAGGGAATGCGCGTTGAGGTTGATTTCCGCGATGAGAAGATCGGCTACAAAATCCGTGAAGCACAAATGCAAAAAATCCCGTATATGCTCGTCGTCGGCGATCAAGAATCAAAAGACGGCGCTGTAAACATCCGGAAATACGGAGAGCAAAAGTCCGAAACTGTTTCGCTGGAAGAGTTTGTTGCAAAGATTTCTGGTGAGTTGAAGAAGTAA
- a CDS encoding MerR family transcriptional regulator, whose product MPYKVNDAGYRFYGIKELERLQQILFYRELDFPLKKIKHILDGKSDRVTILSNQKELLLAQIRKTKRLVQTIDETIDHAMKGEKMKKSDMFKGFKSENEWKEALQEQNTHLVENYGYDLIEDQDIDVDSLNESAIEAQQFMEHMADALKNGVTHDDAEVRSLISKHIRFLNEHSQNIEAEDFVAQTKFFLTDDFHRQMIESNQTGLSYFLYVAAESFAAAK is encoded by the coding sequence TTGCCATACAAAGTGAATGATGCCGGCTATCGCTTTTATGGAATAAAAGAACTGGAACGATTGCAGCAAATCTTATTTTATCGTGAGCTAGACTTCCCTCTGAAAAAAATAAAACATATTTTAGATGGCAAATCTGATCGAGTAACGATTTTATCTAACCAGAAAGAGCTTCTGCTTGCCCAAATCAGAAAAACCAAGCGCTTGGTGCAGACGATAGACGAAACGATTGATCATGCCATGAAAGGAGAAAAAATGAAAAAATCAGATATGTTTAAAGGATTTAAAAGTGAAAATGAGTGGAAAGAGGCATTACAAGAGCAAAACACTCATCTGGTAGAAAATTATGGTTACGATTTAATTGAAGATCAAGACATAGATGTTGATTCATTAAATGAATCTGCTATTGAAGCCCAACAATTTATGGAACACATGGCAGATGCATTAAAGAACGGGGTAACGCACGATGACGCAGAAGTGCGCTCCTTAATTAGTAAACACATCCGCTTCTTAAATGAACATAGTCAAAACATAGAAGCAGAAGATTTCGTAGCGCAAACCAAATTCTTTTTGACCGATGATTTTCATCGTCAAATGATTGAATCAAATCAGACAGGGCTCTCCTACTTTCTTTACGTAGCGGCAGAGTCATTTGCAGCAGCTAAATAA
- a CDS encoding replication initiation and membrane attachment family protein encodes MGTHWKDILPIDPYIVKSNSLLQDADRQILTLLYQPLIGPIAFSLYMTMWGELEQHSIWAKTATHKHLMAMMQTNLHVIYEERAKLEGIGLLKTYLEESAEEKLFIYELQAPLRPVDFFEDGMLNVFLYNRIGKEKFQQLKKRYSHPAVSENAVNVTKPFSEVFSSVQPSEWKVSDDVFDSLAPDVGDEFLKIGKSQSITISKDTFDFELFEAGLSDTLIPKQALTRSVKELIVKLSFLYGIDPMQMQKVVMSAIGEEDRIEPEALRKSASEWYQLERGQVLPNLVERTQPFHLRDSENANSEIDSLDQELIDQLNTISPRKLLKDISGGVEPTQSDLKLIEEVMLDQKLEPGVTNVLIYYVLLKTDMRLTRNYVLKIASHWARKQIKTVSSAMQLAIEENRKYLEWAEGRKKTGNTGKKTIREEKLPDWLKDNKKQEPSSSESAVISDNSEEEKRKMLEAFKGINGE; translated from the coding sequence ATGGGAACACATTGGAAAGACATACTGCCTATCGATCCTTATATTGTGAAAAGTAATTCACTACTGCAGGATGCAGATAGACAAATTTTAACATTGCTATATCAGCCGTTAATCGGTCCGATCGCATTCAGCTTATATATGACGATGTGGGGTGAGCTTGAACAGCATAGTATTTGGGCAAAAACGGCAACTCACAAGCACCTTATGGCTATGATGCAGACGAATTTGCATGTTATCTATGAAGAACGGGCAAAGCTAGAGGGAATAGGGCTTCTAAAAACATATTTGGAGGAATCCGCTGAGGAAAAGCTGTTTATTTACGAGTTGCAGGCTCCTCTCAGACCAGTTGATTTCTTTGAAGACGGTATGCTTAACGTTTTTCTTTACAATCGAATAGGAAAAGAAAAATTTCAACAGCTGAAAAAACGGTATTCCCACCCTGCTGTATCGGAAAACGCAGTCAATGTTACAAAACCGTTCAGCGAGGTTTTCTCCTCTGTACAGCCAAGTGAATGGAAGGTGTCTGATGATGTGTTTGATTCGTTGGCGCCTGATGTAGGGGACGAGTTTTTAAAGATTGGAAAAAGCCAATCGATTACAATATCGAAAGACACGTTTGATTTTGAGTTATTTGAGGCAGGTCTTTCTGATACGCTGATTCCGAAACAAGCACTTACGAGATCTGTTAAGGAACTGATTGTTAAACTTTCCTTTTTATATGGAATCGACCCGATGCAAATGCAAAAAGTTGTCATGAGCGCGATTGGCGAAGAGGATAGAATCGAGCCTGAGGCTTTACGTAAGTCAGCTAGTGAATGGTATCAGCTGGAACGTGGACAAGTATTGCCTAATCTTGTTGAAAGGACTCAGCCGTTCCATTTAAGAGACTCTGAAAATGCAAATAGTGAAATAGATTCATTGGATCAAGAGCTGATTGACCAGTTAAACACTATTTCTCCCAGAAAGCTGCTGAAAGACATTTCAGGAGGGGTCGAACCGACTCAATCTGATTTGAAGCTGATAGAGGAAGTCATGCTGGATCAGAAGCTTGAGCCGGGCGTGACAAATGTATTGATATACTATGTGCTGCTGAAAACAGATATGAGGCTTACACGAAATTATGTGTTAAAAATTGCTTCTCATTGGGCACGAAAGCAAATTAAAACAGTCTCTTCGGCGATGCAGCTTGCTATCGAAGAGAACAGAAAATATTTGGAATGGGCAGAAGGAAGGAAAAAAACAGGAAATACCGGCAAGAAAACGATCCGGGAAGAAAAGCTGCCTGACTGGCTGAAGGATAACAAGAAGCAGGAGCCATCATCTTCTGAATCAGCAGTGATCTCAGATAACTCTGAAGAGGAAAAGAGAAAAATGCTTGAAGCTTTTAAAGGGATCAATGGAGAGTAA
- the dnaI gene encoding primosomal protein DnaI, producing the protein MESINQSLKAVTGRTDFKERMREMKNKVLDNPQVKRFMDEHKQEINEEMIERSLNKLYEFVQQNKSCEGCPSLEQCGNLLQGFTPELTLNGKTIDVRYDVCQTKRKADKEAKQQAMIKSMYMQKDLLKATTRDLDGTDPSRRYVYKQLTAFIENYKKDKKGKGIYLHGKFGVGKTFILAAIANELADKNCSSMLVYVPEFTRELKNSLKDQTTEEKLQMVKSAPILMLDDIGAESMSSWVRDEVFGTILQHRMSQQLPTFFSSNFTPDELEHHFTYSQRGEKEGVKAARLMERILYLAQPVKLDGENRRKNN; encoded by the coding sequence TTGGAGTCTATAAATCAATCATTAAAGGCAGTAACGGGACGAACTGATTTTAAAGAGCGTATGCGTGAGATGAAGAATAAAGTGTTGGATAATCCGCAGGTGAAGCGGTTTATGGACGAGCACAAGCAGGAAATCAATGAGGAAATGATTGAACGAAGCTTAAATAAGCTTTACGAGTTTGTCCAGCAAAACAAATCTTGTGAAGGCTGCCCGAGCTTGGAGCAATGCGGAAACCTGCTTCAGGGTTTTACCCCGGAGCTGACTTTAAACGGAAAAACAATTGATGTAAGGTATGATGTCTGCCAGACGAAACGTAAGGCGGATAAAGAGGCAAAGCAACAAGCGATGATCAAAAGCATGTACATGCAAAAAGATCTATTAAAGGCAACGACTCGGGATCTTGATGGCACAGATCCAAGTCGTAGGTATGTCTATAAACAGCTTACTGCATTTATTGAGAATTATAAAAAGGATAAAAAAGGGAAAGGGATTTACCTCCACGGGAAATTCGGTGTGGGAAAAACCTTTATTTTAGCAGCAATCGCAAATGAGCTCGCTGATAAAAATTGCTCGTCCATGCTGGTCTATGTTCCGGAATTTACGAGAGAGTTAAAAAACTCTCTCAAGGATCAGACAACTGAAGAAAAGCTGCAAATGGTTAAATCAGCCCCTATTTTAATGCTCGATGATATCGGTGCAGAATCGATGTCCAGCTGGGTTAGGGATGAAGTGTTCGGCACCATTCTTCAGCATCGCATGTCGCAGCAGCTGCCAACCTTTTTTTCCTCCAACTTTACCCCGGACGAATTGGAGCACCATTTTACTTATTCCCAAAGGGGAGAAAAAGAAGGGGTCAAAGCAGCAAGACTCATGGAGAGAATTTTGTACTTGGCACAGCCTGTAAAACTAGATGGCGAAAATCGCCGAAAAAATAATTGA
- the ytxC gene encoding putative sporulation protein YtxC, which translates to MLEIIFENDHDTAAFLQNVNIAAAQILYPVVIHKGTNKIGIQISEPSISIEEFVKPLVAQFILECKENECLTAIIKGNYYFLDHEEQQQILHLAHSVIEGDVVIPSLQDKPPRERYIHQELAQIPLSSGSFSIRSFMTFRLAQYHERLREYVESAIEEYKMEQEYQNFIQSLRDYVHKNEPKLEKVHIVHDHQFAIWELRYMSEKEKKKYIDRQFIKEHPMYIDSLLLAPLVSIAPLQIEIYTKDIEHAMIQTIQNIFQERVRLYSLKAFKERTVFFKQSKEPS; encoded by the coding sequence ATGCTGGAAATTATCTTTGAAAACGATCATGATACCGCAGCGTTTTTACAAAATGTAAATATAGCTGCCGCACAAATCCTGTATCCTGTAGTGATCCATAAAGGAACGAACAAAATAGGCATACAAATTTCTGAGCCTTCTATAAGCATTGAAGAATTCGTGAAGCCTTTAGTGGCGCAATTCATTTTAGAATGCAAGGAAAACGAATGTCTTACAGCCATCATTAAAGGAAATTATTATTTTCTCGACCACGAAGAGCAGCAACAAATTCTTCATTTGGCACACAGCGTAATTGAGGGTGATGTCGTCATTCCCTCTCTTCAAGATAAACCTCCCAGAGAGCGTTATATTCATCAAGAATTAGCACAAATTCCTTTGTCATCAGGCAGCTTTTCCATCCGCTCCTTTATGACGTTTCGTTTAGCGCAATATCATGAACGGCTTAGGGAGTATGTGGAGTCCGCGATAGAGGAATACAAGATGGAGCAGGAATACCAAAACTTCATTCAATCGCTCCGAGATTATGTGCATAAAAACGAACCAAAGCTGGAGAAGGTTCATATCGTCCATGATCACCAATTCGCCATATGGGAACTGAGATATATGTCAGAAAAAGAAAAGAAAAAATACATAGACCGGCAGTTTATAAAAGAACACCCAATGTATATTGATTCCCTGTTGTTAGCGCCTCTTGTCAGCATTGCCCCATTGCAAATTGAGATCTACACGAAGGATATTGAACATGCAATGATACAAACGATTCAAAACATTTTTCAAGAAAGAGTCCGCTTATACAGTCTTAAAGCGTTCAAGGAGCGTACGGTTTTTTTTAAGCAATCAAAAGAACCTTCTTGA
- a CDS encoding SRPBCC family protein produces the protein MTRIFDVAPERVFDAWLNQEMMRKWFFTLEGTNKVAQNNPQVGGTWEIVDHRDGKDYRAIGEYLEIVPPTKLVFTFKMPQFSELEDTITVELKEIQQGCEMTFTQNIIVPHEENWTKSDIEKALREYHEGSEHGWNLMFMGLKELVETGKVSYKG, from the coding sequence ATGACAAGGATTTTTGATGTAGCACCAGAAAGAGTTTTTGATGCATGGCTGAACCAAGAGATGATGAGAAAATGGTTCTTTACATTAGAAGGGACAAATAAGGTGGCTCAAAATAATCCTCAAGTAGGAGGTACATGGGAAATTGTTGATCATCGAGATGGAAAAGATTATCGAGCGATCGGGGAGTATCTAGAAATTGTTCCTCCAACTAAATTAGTGTTTACTTTTAAGATGCCGCAATTTAGCGAATTAGAAGATACAATTACAGTTGAGCTAAAAGAAATTCAGCAAGGCTGTGAAATGACATTTACACAAAACATCATCGTTCCTCATGAAGAAAATTGGACAAAATCTGATATCGAAAAAGCTCTTAGAGAGTATCACGAAGGCTCTGAACATGGCTGGAATTTAATGTTTATGGGGCTGAAGGAATTAGTTGAGACAGGAAAAGTTAGTTATAAAGGCTAA
- a CDS encoding HAD family hydrolase, producing the protein MRAVFFDLDDTLLWDEKSVSTTFYHTCLEAEKKYGLDPKEFEETVREAARDLYMTYETYPYTVMIGINPFEGLWSNFSEPISEGFKKLNKIAPEYRRNAWTNGLKAAGIDDPEFGAYLAQFFADERRRRPYVYDETFAVLDQLKGKYELLLLTNGDPSLQKEKLAGVPELAPYFNEIVISGDFGKGKPDPGIFEHCLDLMGLSKEDAIMVGDNLNTDILGASRAGVKTVWVNRNSKTNETEVKPDYEISHLEELFPILGE; encoded by the coding sequence ATGAGAGCCGTATTTTTTGATTTGGATGATACCCTTTTATGGGATGAGAAAAGCGTAAGTACAACTTTTTATCACACATGTCTTGAAGCAGAAAAGAAGTATGGACTTGATCCGAAAGAATTTGAAGAAACTGTGCGCGAGGCGGCAAGAGACCTGTATATGACATATGAAACTTACCCGTACACAGTCATGATCGGCATCAATCCTTTCGAAGGTCTTTGGTCCAATTTTAGTGAACCAATCAGCGAAGGCTTTAAGAAGTTAAACAAAATCGCACCCGAATACAGAAGAAATGCTTGGACAAATGGCTTGAAGGCTGCCGGCATTGACGATCCGGAATTCGGGGCTTACTTAGCCCAGTTTTTTGCTGACGAACGCAGAAGGCGGCCGTACGTCTATGACGAAACATTCGCTGTGCTTGATCAACTGAAAGGAAAGTACGAGCTTTTGCTTTTGACAAACGGCGATCCAAGCCTGCAGAAGGAAAAGCTTGCCGGAGTTCCAGAGCTTGCGCCGTATTTCAATGAAATTGTCATTTCCGGCGATTTTGGAAAAGGAAAGCCCGATCCCGGAATTTTCGAACACTGTCTCGATCTGATGGGACTTTCGAAGGAAGACGCCATTATGGTTGGAGACAATTTGAACACGGATATCCTCGGAGCTTCCAGAGCAGGTGTCAAAACAGTATGGGTTAATCGAAACAGCAAAACGAATGAAACGGAAGTCAAGCCGGATTACGAAATCAGCCATTTGGAAGAGCTGTTTCCGATTCTTGGCGAATAA
- the speD gene encoding adenosylmethionine decarboxylase, translated as METMGRHVISELWGCDFDKLNDMDFIEKTFVNAALKSGAEVREVAFHKFAPQGVSGVVIISESHLTIHSFPEHGYASIDVYTCGDLDPNIAADYIAEALDAETRENIEIPRGMGPVQIKQARVNAL; from the coding sequence ATGGAAACAATGGGGCGTCACGTGATCTCGGAATTATGGGGTTGCGATTTTGACAAGCTTAATGACATGGATTTTATTGAAAAAACGTTTGTAAATGCCGCTTTAAAATCAGGGGCTGAGGTTCGCGAGGTTGCATTTCATAAATTTGCGCCTCAAGGAGTAAGCGGAGTTGTTATTATTTCTGAGTCACATCTTACGATTCACAGCTTTCCAGAACACGGTTATGCCAGCATCGATGTTTATACGTGTGGTGATCTTGACCCGAATATTGCGGCTGATTATATTGCTGAAGCGCTAGATGCAGAAACAAGGGAAAACATAGAAATCCCTAGAGGAATGGGGCCTGTTCAAATCAAACAAGCCCGTGTAAACGCGCTATAA
- a CDS encoding UDP-N-acetylmuramoyl-L-alanyl-D-glutamate--2,6-diaminopimelate ligase, giving the protein MNLHPLIKGIGNDDGNIKLIADRKIRGVTDTSKNVQDGYLFVAIKGNTADGHSYIQEAVSKGAVAVVGEEEISNLSVPYIKVDNTRKALGIIAKEFYGNPSNDKIMIGLTGTNGKTTTSFLIKHILEQNGFSCSLIGTIHYVINGEQIAAVNTTPSSLVLNDLLSKSKDEVVIMELSSHGLSQYRAEGMEFNICIFTNLTHDHLDYHTSMENYFESKASLFKKIKSNGQAIINIDDIWGEKLANILKDQGEREVYTIGKSPGSDLKIHSAHITSTRISDHSEEFEIQLPMAGLHNLYNAVMAFAVAEQFRIRKDKIVSAIESFQGVPGRFENYKYKNGAMIVIDYAHTADAIFHCLKTAKDCGANRLFHVYGFRGNRDVSKRKEMLKISSELSDKYILTFDDLNGVPHEEMRASLEILNKEFGNEKGIIIPDRTEAITFALNLCSKQDWVVITGKGHEKYQHIFSLRTSSDLETVKYLNSKFFSE; this is encoded by the coding sequence ATGAATTTGCATCCTTTGATTAAAGGAATAGGGAATGATGATGGCAATATAAAATTAATCGCCGATAGAAAAATTAGAGGTGTTACCGATACTTCCAAAAACGTCCAAGACGGGTATTTATTCGTAGCAATCAAGGGCAATACTGCAGATGGTCATTCCTATATTCAAGAAGCTGTATCGAAAGGTGCTGTTGCTGTTGTCGGAGAAGAAGAAATAAGTAACCTTTCTGTGCCTTATATAAAAGTTGATAACACTAGAAAAGCATTAGGTATCATTGCGAAAGAGTTTTATGGAAATCCTTCGAACGATAAAATAATGATTGGTTTAACCGGGACAAATGGTAAAACTACTACAAGTTTTTTAATTAAACATATTCTTGAACAAAATGGCTTTTCTTGTTCCTTAATTGGAACAATTCATTACGTTATTAATGGAGAACAAATAGCAGCCGTTAATACCACACCAAGTTCTCTAGTATTAAATGATCTGCTTTCTAAAAGTAAAGATGAAGTTGTTATTATGGAGCTTTCATCCCACGGGTTATCTCAATATCGAGCAGAAGGCATGGAATTTAATATTTGCATATTTACAAATTTAACTCATGATCATTTGGACTATCATACATCCATGGAAAATTACTTTGAATCTAAAGCAAGTCTTTTTAAAAAAATTAAAAGTAATGGACAAGCAATTATTAATATAGATGATATCTGGGGAGAGAAGTTGGCGAATATATTGAAAGATCAAGGAGAGAGGGAGGTATACACAATAGGGAAATCTCCTGGCTCAGATCTTAAAATACATTCCGCACATATAACAAGTACAAGGATCTCAGATCACTCAGAGGAATTTGAAATTCAACTTCCAATGGCAGGTTTACATAACTTATATAATGCCGTAATGGCATTTGCAGTTGCCGAGCAGTTTAGAATAAGAAAAGATAAAATCGTTTCAGCAATTGAAAGTTTTCAAGGAGTCCCAGGTCGATTTGAAAATTATAAGTATAAAAACGGAGCAATGATAGTTATAGACTATGCACATACAGCAGATGCGATATTTCATTGTTTAAAGACTGCTAAAGACTGTGGAGCTAACAGACTTTTTCATGTTTATGGATTTAGAGGTAATAGGGACGTCAGTAAGAGAAAAGAAATGCTCAAAATTTCATCTGAACTAAGTGATAAATATATTTTAACATTTGATGATTTAAATGGCGTACCTCATGAAGAAATGAGAGCTTCACTCGAAATTTTAAATAAAGAATTCGGTAATGAAAAAGGTATAATCATTCCAGATCGAACGGAAGCTATTACTTTTGCTCTAAATCTGTGCAGTAAACAGGATTGGGTTGTGATTACTGGAAAAGGCCATGAAAAATATCAGCATATTTTTTCATTACGAACTTCCTCAGATCTTGAAACAGTAAAATATTTGAACAGTAAATTTTTTAGTGAATGA
- the nrdR gene encoding transcriptional regulator NrdR, whose product MKCPSCQHQGTRVLDSRPVDEGKSIRRRRECEQCHFRFTTFEKVEEIPLIVVKKEGVREEFSRDKILRGLIKACEKRHVALTQLEDICNDIERELRSQGVSEVKSELIGEMVMDRLAKVDEVAYVRFASVYRQFKDINVFIDELKDLIKKEQ is encoded by the coding sequence ATGAAGTGCCCTTCCTGTCAACATCAAGGGACAAGGGTGTTGGACTCTCGTCCAGTTGACGAAGGAAAATCTATTCGAAGACGGCGCGAGTGTGAGCAATGCCACTTTCGATTTACGACATTTGAAAAGGTGGAAGAAATTCCATTGATTGTTGTAAAAAAAGAAGGTGTTCGTGAGGAATTCAGCCGTGATAAAATCTTGCGGGGGCTTATTAAGGCTTGTGAAAAAAGGCATGTTGCCTTAACCCAGCTTGAAGATATATGCAATGACATCGAACGTGAGCTGAGGAGCCAGGGAGTGTCGGAGGTTAAGAGCGAGCTGATCGGAGAAATGGTCATGGACAGGCTGGCAAAAGTAGATGAGGTCGCATATGTAAGATTCGCGTCCGTTTATCGCCAATTCAAGGATATTAATGTATTTATTGATGAACTGAAAGACTTAATTAAAAAAGAGCAATAA